The nucleotide window GTGGTGTGGAAAGAGGGTAGGTTATTCTTTATATGCCAACCTTCTCTATTCTTTCAATGGTTTGTTTATTTCAGTGAAGATGCCTATTAAACTTAATCAATTAAGCTGAGGTTTTCTGGTGGTGCTCCCTGGATTTCTAACTTGGATTTGATAGATTGGGACACTGTCAACAATATGTTCTTTTGAACAGGAAAGATaggaaaaaagtattttttccCTTTGTGCAGTCAGATCAAACTCGATTATTGAAGTTTTAACAAACTTCCCTCTAAACAGAGTACAATTTTTGGAGGCTGCTTGCTGTTTTCCAAGAACAATCTCAAACATTTAAACCTACGACTGAAACAGTGAATAGTTTATGGGTAAATGTGCTGTAAAACGGTGGATGATAAAATCCCTTTGCTGTGATAATAATGCATTTTAGGGTGAATAAACTGGAAATGCTTGACATAGTCTTAAATATGAAAGTGAAGATGTAGTTGCTATATTCACTTCTATCTCTGGGTCAATTTTCAGGCTGGTGTAAGGACATTGCATTGTGTAGTGGctagttcattttcttttttctaaaccATTTTGTATCTTTGAAGGATATATAGGGTGGACACTCCTTGGTGGCAATATCAATGACAATTATATTTATCTAACTAttaaaatttacaaaagaaaTTGCTGAGAATTAAGAAGATGGAAAGGAGAGGCTGGAGGTGGATGCTGTGAGGAGCAAAATACTTTTGTTCTCAGTCATATGTAGTGCAGACCTCACTTTTGCTTTCCATGTATACTAATTTGCTTCCATGACGATCAAAATAAAAAGCTCTCCCGGATCTGCTAGGATATTAATAGTTTCAAGCTTGGAAAAGTGGCTTCTCCATTATTCATATGTTATATTTGTTCTAAACTAAGTGTTTCATGATTGTGCTTCACTGAGAAGTTCTTACTATGAACACAAATATATGAGTCAAACCTAAATGTATCTGTTTCTGCTGAAGCTAAAGAGGAGACTAGTTGGAGAAGAAGCTTTTGTTCGTATTGCTCCTGCTGTTGCTGGTATAGCTGATTGGACAACAGCACACAACCTTTTCAAAGCTCTTGCTGGTAATGATCGGGGCATCTCATTTACCTCATGGTCCACATACATCTGTGAACTTCTCAAGTAAGCATCCTCTCTTTTGAGTACAAAAATTTCTTCTAGTATGTTATGTGCATATCGTTGCGCAATTCAAATTTATGGTCGATTAGCAGCTCACATACACAAAacatcataattcataagaATATACAGGTTACTAATTTGACAAATCCAATGCTGTATTAGGATTTCTTGACAATGCATACTCTTATTCACTTTTGTTTCctgaaatttaaattaatacaatCCCATAAGAGATTGTCATACTACTGAGTaactatttcttctttttttaataaaatattaaatccATGTAAAATTTATTCCACTTGACTATGAGAAGTAAGTTGTGTTTTTGCTTTCTTTGAGCCAAGGTCTTTCGGAAATAGCCTCTCTACCTGACTGTTAAGAGACTAAGAGTAAGGTCTGTGTATATTCTATCCTCCCCAAACCCCAGTTGTGGGACtatattgggtatgttgttgttgactaTGAGAAGTGAACTTATCACATAAAACTGAATAGGGAGAGTATTTAGCATTCACATGAATACAGAGCCTCTgaatatttctttccttttcttaacactcaagtttttttttgtatgatgATGACATGAGTTAAACTTAAATGGAGATACATGGTCAGTGAGGATTCAAATAGCCGacccaacttgtttgggactgaggagtagtagttgttgttgtcTTAACATTCTAGTTGTTTGAGTTCATTAGTATTTGTAGTAGTTCTATCCTTTTCAGTAATGGGGAAAATTTTGTTATTAAGGTTGATTTCTATTTATGATGAGAACTCTTAACTAAGCTTGTAATCTTGAAGTTACTAATATAATTCTTCTGATATTTCTTCTTAGAGTGCATGAAGGACGGAAGTCATATCAGTTTCAAGATCTCTCCCAGCTCCATAACGAGAGAATCTTGTGCATTGCTTCTGGTGGAAAACACCCTGTTCTTAAATGGGAGAATAATATGGCATGGCCTGGAAAACTAATTTTGACTGATAGGGCCCTCTACTTTGAGGTACTCATTAATAACTATATACTTCCAATTTCCAAAGAACTGTGTAAAGGTCTCATGAGATGTTCTTAACCCATCACTGTTGATGGAAATATCTTTCTTGTAATGCAATTTCTTCATTCTCGAGTGTAAACTTTAGTTGGTAGTTCCTTTCAAGTTGTGAAAATTAAGGCAATTGGATAATGATATTCATTGGATTTGGCTAGCTGAACATTTTGCACATTACTTACTGTATAATAGACTCTTCTGTCTTGCAGGCAGTTGGTTTGACAGGAAAAAGAAATACATCAAGATTGGATCTTACAGGAGAAGGTTCAAGCATAAAGAGAACAAGAGTTGGGCCTCTTGGCTTTGACTTTCTAGATTCTGCTGTATCTGTCACTTCAGGTCCTCAGTGAGTAAGCTTCTCCAACCAATTCCATGTGGACTATATTATTTCCTTTGGATAGAACTTTTGTTGGCATCTCCCAAGCCTCAAGTAGAGCCTCAAATTAGACCCACAAGTTCATGACAGTACATACATTTAATGGCCACCTGTCAATTGTTTCAGGTTCTTAAAGATCACAGATAAACAAAGTTCCATCCTTAGAACAAATAGCTTTCTAAAAGTTAGTGCTCACTTTTACACTTCTTCCTGTTTTATCACATCTAGGATAGACCATTTTCATTATCTGATAGAGACAAGAAGGGATTGCCTGTGTcaaccatcttttttttttttttgatgaagtaaatttttttatattataggCATCAAGAAGGTGCAATAAGTACAAAGGGGGAAGGAGAAAACCAAAATCCAACAAGTTAATTGGGCAATCTATAGGGGCTAAATTCTGCCAACTGAATAACCATAAAAAGACATCTAGCTTTAAGAGTGTGGTGAGGAGTTGATAACCTGTCAAAGCATCTGtctgttttttcttttgatatgttatatatagccatccataataaacaaaaatgtcttattaagtaattaaacaaattataagaaaacaaaaaagttaaaattcagTAAGAGTTGGGTGGGTTGGACTATATGAACCATTGTTCAGCCCATTTTACCCATTTCAGCCAAAGTAACATTTTTAGGGGTTAATGACCTGCCCATTTGACACACCTAATCCTAACTTCAAGTTTCACATATGCATGCCAATCTTAAAAGGAAGTACGGTAACtaatcaccaaaatatcataTGACTAACTAGTAAATTGTATCTGATCTGAATCGTTATATCTCTCGATTTATCTTATTAGGTACTTTGTCAAATTCATTTCGCCCTTGTGGATAGAAATCTTCCCAAGTTTCTTCTTTATCCAAATTAATGCAGGCAAATTTCATACTTTGATTGGTGTCTAGATTTGCATGTTAGAGTTGTTGATCCTAAAATCATTTGTCCTGTCCCGTGTTTATAGTTGACTATGCAGGTCCTCTGACTGGAAGTAAAGTTTCATAAGATTTCTGTTCTATTCGTTTATTTTCCTTCTGTAGCTTGTTTGGATGTCAAGTTCTCCCTGCAACATCTTTCTGGAGAGCAAGTTATCATTTAATTTATGtgcttttattttgaatttcttgtgtTTCATGTTTTGATTAAGAATGGGATGTTGCTATATGAAATATCCAGCTTTTTTATTTTAGCTGATAAAAATTGCTTGTTGATATATTATGTTCTAATTTATGGTACTCATATCAGGTCAGATACATGGATATTAGAATTTGTCGACTTTGGAGGAGAAATGAGACGGGATGTGTGGTATGCATGCATCAATGAAGTAATTGCTTTATACGAGTTCATACGAGAATTTGGTCCGGAGGAAGGTGATCAATCAGTATACAATGTCTATGGTTCCCAGAAAGGGAAGGCAAGAGCAATTTCGTATGCTACCAATGCTGTTAAGAGACTTCAGGCTCTTCAATATGCTCGAAAGCTCTTGGAGGATCCAACTAAATTGGTTCAGTTCTCATATTTGCAAGATGCACCTTATGGTGACATCGTTTTACAAACTCTAGCAGTTAATTGTTGGGGTGGACCACTGATTGCAAAACTTACTGATCAGGATTATCAATCAGGGGGATCACCTGGATCCACGAATGATGCAACAGAAAGTAGAAGTTATGTGTTTGACATAGATGGAAGTGTGTACCTACAGAAGTGGATGAAGTCTCCATCATGGGCTTCTAGTGCTTCACTTGCTTTTTGGAAGAACCCCCGATCGAAACGGGGAATAGTTTTCAGTAAAAATCTTGTTGTTGCTGATATGAATTTGATGGAAAAAGCAGCATTGATATGTAGAGATAAATATCAAGTAGTAGAGAAAACGCAAGCCACAATTGAAGCGGCAATGATTGAAGGGATACCTAGTAACATTGACCTTTTCAAGGTTATCTTGTCCCTTTCCTTTTCTGCTGTTTCTGTCTGcaattttttctgatttttggaTTAATTAGTCTGCATTTATACATCTCGTAACACCAGaataattaatcatttttttggtAATGCGTTTAAACATTTAAATTCTCTGATATAGTTAGGGCAAAATAAGCATGTTATATTCTGTAAGATTGCTATACTGATAGGACTTGCACTAAAATTAGAAATTAgaaatgctgaagaatacaactttacctttataatttttttttagttatttttgaaaaaatagaaatacaaAGAAATTTAACTAATATCTGAAGGGAactttttatattcttcaaatgtaAGCTCAGACTTGGTTTAGAATTTGCCACTTTGTTGCTCGGAGTTTAGTGTTAAGAGGTATTTCATTGTTTGTGATCCATCTAAGTCCTTATTTTGCTTATTGTCCTATATAGGAGACAAAACTGGGTACCTTCCATAAGCATCGAGAATCGTTAAGTAGAAAAATGCCCTGCAGCACTTGTTGTTTCTGTATAAAATCATCACTTCTAGTTGCTTAGGATTACTTGAAACTTCTGCTATTTTGTTTTGCCCAAGACAGGCAGAAATGTTGATACTATCTTGTGCTCGGCAAAATTATAGAAGCCTCACTTGTACCCAAAGGCGTGACTTAACAGTCGATGGAGTTAGAACAAAGACTGACGGAGGTCAGGGTTTCCATTGCTAAAGTCTTGTGGACAGAGTTACCCAATACCTGTATTATGGGAAGATACAGTTAGCCAGTGAAATAATGAAGGTGCACACGAACTAGTCAAGTCACAACctttataaagttttaaaaaataattatagaagtCTCACTAGTTATAGCTATTGTTACTGTTTCATGGACGATGTGCTTGTGGTTATGGCTTAAAATCAGGCagcttttcttctttcttttctttagaaCTGAAATTTCAAGGACTTTACTTCACTTGGTGGGGGGTTAGACCATGGCGACACAACATCTAGCCAGGGTTTACTTTTCccttcaagaagaaaaaagggtAAAAGTTCAACCATGAtttggaaaaggaaaaagacCAACCATGATTtgctaaaagaaaagaaaacaaccTTAAAAGCTCGTACTAAGATTTGAAAGGTAAGTATAAATCGATGGTCTTAAGTTGTGGATATTTTGAGCCTCAACCAACCTTGATGAATTGGCTTATGGCCTGGGAGGAGGTACTGTTTGGAACCACTTGACTATAAGACTTCCATTGACACATTTTCCTCGTAAAATAGGAATAATTGTGATTATCACAGTCATCTGACATTCTACATAGTGACTATGTGGAAGAAGACTGGACTCGGAGCTTGATGTGAAAGGGATGTGCCGCTGTACGCTTTATCTATTGAGAATATTGAAACTACTAATGatattgttttttcattttttcttgaaagaaatTTGCTAAAACATCTTGTTATGTTCTGGGGTTTACAACTTCAGCCTTGTTGTATGTTCTCTGTGTTTTTCTAATTCTACAAGttcattcttttattattaatattgattattaattttcttcCCCTTTCTTGGCAGGAACTTGTGTTTCCTTTAACAGTTATGGTAAAAAACTTTGAGAAACTTAGGCATTGGGAGGATCCCCTATTAACTGCCTCTTCTCTTGCACTCGCATATACGATTATATTCAGGTAAAGTGCATTGTGGTATGTTGTGAAATTTACTTGCATCGACCATCAGTATCTGGTTTGCCTGTACACGTTAAGGTTTACTGATATATGTGGAAGCATTTTATAGCATACATATATGACCTCTAAGTCCAAATGAATATTTACTTGTCTCTGGAGAAAATTTCACCACTGTTCttcatgatttttatcttttctggAACCATATGAACTTGCGATCTCCTGGGCTTGTTGCTATCTTGCAGGCAACTTTTTGTTAGATTTATGCTAATTAAAGAGACCGTTTAAGTTACCATTCTAAACACATCCCAAATGATTTTCACAGTTTTGTCATCTAAAATTAACCAGCTTCTGAAAACCATATTCATATACAATACTGAAGAGTGAAGAGTTCCATTTGCAGGTTGCGAAGGTTCATGTGAAATGCTACATTGTGTTGTACTCTTAAATGTTTGCGTATTCGAAAAAATATAACATTGTATAAGTTTCAAATACTGTGTTGTTTTAGAGGATTATGTACAGTGTTCAAGAACCTAACTAAActgtatatatttatactaTCTTCACTTGCCATGTAAAATAAAGAAGGATAATGTACAATGTGAAGTGAGTATGACACATGAATATCTATACATAATAAGGGTGAATCGTGGTAATTTATTGCTGACTGTTAAATTAGTTACTTTTGTTTTTGAGCATGCTCCTGAAGTTATTCTTTGTGTGGTTAGTTATCTGTCTTAATTACATTGAGTTTTTTGACACTCAGTTTTCTGGGATCAGGAATATGCTATCTTATATTTTACCAGCAATGTTGATGGGCTTGGCTGCTGGCATGTTATTACTCAAGGGGCTCAAGGAACAAGGACGGCTTGGGAGATATTTTGGAAAAGTAACCATACGTGATCAACCACCATCAAACACACTACAGAAAATTATTGCAGTTAAAGAGGCCTTGCGTGAAGTTGAAAAGTATCTGCAGAGCTTGAATGTGTCGCTGCTCAAAATTCGAGCAATTATTCTTGCTGGCCAACCTCAGGTACTTCCAGTCTAACCCAGGTTGCACCATAAACTGGTCTCTTATCACTTTCAGTGGCCAAAGGATGAATTGAAAAACATTGCCACTGATAGGCTTAAGATGTGTGCTACTGACATGCATGCTAAGAACTGCTAAGAATAGCTTAGGAGTGTGATACTTCTTAATTGCCCCATCAAGAGTATATGCCTTCAATTATTTGATTCATGATAGCTACTTAGAAAAGATATTAGAACAAGTAAAGGAGATAGATTATGTGAACCCTCTCAATTCCTTCCTTAATAGCAGAGACATCTATCAATTGTTTCCCTCAAAAAATTTGGTGGACAGTTGGAACTACTTCTAGTATATTATCATGTCCTAGAGTGTGGTTGCTCAGGTGATATATCTTTTCATTCTGAACAAAAATGCAATTTGCTCTTAATGTTCTCACTCCATCTCTGTAATGAAGTAAATATTGTCCTATTCAATTGATCTATTTAAATTGGTTCAAACCCAATAGGTAAAACTGTATGTGAATTTTTCCCTAAGCCGGTAGGCAGATTTATCTACGGTGAGAGGTAGCAAAGACCAGTTGAGTTGTTGAGGTGTGCACACGCTGGCCTGCACACAACCGTtaccaaacaaaacaaaagaaaaaatctgTTTGCTAATCTTTAACCCTTCTCTGTGGTTTTAGCATACTAATTAGTGATTACTCGAACTCTTAaggttcttttttctttaagacCATTTCATTCTTGATGGGCATCAGTGAAAATACAGCTAGTCCCCTTGTCCAGATCCACTCATCATCACAAGAACCTTCCTCATCCCTCCAACCACTTGCTGCTCTATCCCTAGTGCTGACTACTCACAACTCCCATTGCCTAATTTAACGCCGATAACCCTCTCGTCATATCCCCCTCCTTACCCTCATTCTGACAATATCTATTTGAATATTGGAGGACAATTCCAGCATGCATCTGGTGGACCATTTGGAGAGAAAGGAATGCTAGAAACTTTGAGGATAGAAGCAGATCCCTACAAATGATCAAAACAGATTGTATTCTGttattatgtttttggtgtacaAAGAGTTCCCCTGTAGATTGAGAAGCAATCCTAGAAGTATTAGAATCATGCTAGGCTTGCTGTTTTTGTTCCTAGATTTTCATACGTTTTTGTAAAGGGGCTTT belongs to Solanum stenotomum isolate F172 chromosome 1, ASM1918654v1, whole genome shotgun sequence and includes:
- the LOC125873741 gene encoding uncharacterized protein LOC125873741; the protein is MHSKVVVGVELVSSSSGFCGLNHRLHHPFLFKTLCCTNNSSSSSSDHKFRFNLGGDRKWKFKDIDASTVQESVNHWLSKTQNFWNEVTSPLVKTVNDKRTSFHDDTQDMEEVFMAEQTVDSQTPNGDLSVAAILSIEQFSRMNGLTGQKMQKIFKALVPESVHSDARSLVEYCCFRFLSKDTSILHPSLKEPAFQRLIFVTMLAWEQPYRSRGDSRVKFAEKHSLQLKRRLVGEEAFVRIAPAVAGIADWTTAHNLFKALAGNDRGISFTSWSTYICELLKVHEGRKSYQFQDLSQLHNERILCIASGGKHPVLKWENNMAWPGKLILTDRALYFEAVGLTGKRNTSRLDLTGEGSSIKRTRVGPLGFDFLDSAVSVTSGPQSDTWILEFVDFGGEMRRDVWYACINEVIALYEFIREFGPEEGDQSVYNVYGSQKGKARAISYATNAVKRLQALQYARKLLEDPTKLVQFSYLQDAPYGDIVLQTLAVNCWGGPLIAKLTDQDYQSGGSPGSTNDATESRSYVFDIDGSVYLQKWMKSPSWASSASLAFWKNPRSKRGIVFSKNLVVADMNLMEKAALICRDKYQVVEKTQATIEAAMIEGIPSNIDLFKELVFPLTVMVKNFEKLRHWEDPLLTASSLALAYTIIFRNMLSYILPAMLMGLAAGMLLLKGLKEQGRLGRYFGKVTIRDQPPSNTLQKIIAVKEALREVEKYLQSLNVSLLKIRAIILAGQPQITMEVALVLLFGATILLIVPFKYIAVFLISDAFTRELAFRRQMVLRFMSFLKERWETVPATPVVVLPFEDDESNAPNQRKDSINDGVKSEKQLKQ